From one Anaeromyxobacter diazotrophicus genomic stretch:
- a CDS encoding CheR family methyltransferase: MIELAPEHLRELAELLRERVGLCGRDGGDVALRLAVAARFEAPDPPAVEAGRYVEHLRTAAGEEELRRLLPLVTVGKTSFFRDERQFEALRALLPGLLAGARAERRPLAIWSAGCATGEEPWSIAIAAAEAGARPGELELLATDLNPEAAARAQAGTFLEERLREVPPEARARWFEVRDGRAEVGPALRALFTGAATHNLVSGSYPRPARGAWDVVFCRNVLIYFSTSTTVGVLERFRAALAPGGWLFLGYSESLFHLYDGFDLEQVEGAFLYRRPGGAESPAAPVAATSTSTGTTTATPAATGTATGTAAAIPTAGGAVHRPAEDVLAEAAQLMDRGRFMAARDLLLARLSAGEDDLGLRLTLAHLHDLLQAPEQAAACYREAVAREPLRAEPHLFLGVHLYGRSDPEGASAELSRALFLDPDLALAHYFLGRCREAQHDLERARLCYRNALAAHERCPEGHRQRFLGHYPDLPQGGASFARAARYALEAL; this comes from the coding sequence ATGATCGAGCTCGCCCCCGAGCACCTGCGCGAGCTGGCGGAGCTCCTGCGCGAGCGGGTGGGCCTCTGCGGCCGGGACGGCGGGGACGTCGCCCTGCGGCTGGCCGTGGCGGCGCGCTTCGAGGCGCCGGACCCGCCGGCGGTGGAGGCGGGCCGGTACGTCGAGCACCTCCGGACGGCGGCGGGCGAGGAGGAGCTGCGGCGCCTCCTGCCGCTCGTGACGGTCGGGAAGACCAGCTTCTTCCGCGACGAGCGGCAGTTCGAGGCGCTGCGCGCGCTCCTCCCCGGGCTCCTGGCGGGCGCGCGCGCCGAGCGCCGGCCGCTCGCGATCTGGTCCGCCGGCTGCGCCACCGGCGAGGAGCCTTGGTCGATCGCGATCGCGGCCGCCGAGGCGGGCGCCCGGCCGGGCGAGCTGGAGCTCCTCGCCACCGACCTCAACCCCGAGGCGGCGGCGCGCGCCCAGGCCGGCACCTTCCTCGAGGAGCGGCTGCGCGAGGTGCCGCCGGAGGCGCGGGCGCGCTGGTTCGAGGTGCGGGACGGGCGCGCCGAGGTCGGCCCGGCGCTACGCGCGCTCTTCACCGGGGCGGCCACGCACAACCTCGTCTCCGGCTCCTACCCCCGCCCGGCGCGGGGCGCCTGGGACGTCGTCTTCTGCCGGAACGTCCTCATCTACTTCAGCACCAGCACCACGGTCGGCGTGCTGGAGCGCTTCCGCGCCGCGCTGGCGCCGGGCGGCTGGCTCTTCCTCGGCTACTCGGAGTCGCTGTTCCACCTCTACGACGGGTTCGACCTGGAGCAGGTGGAGGGCGCGTTCCTGTACCGGCGGCCGGGGGGAGCCGAGAGCCCCGCCGCGCCGGTGGCCGCGACCTCGACCTCGACCGGGACCACGACCGCGACCCCGGCCGCGACCGGGACGGCGACCGGGACCGCTGCGGCGATCCCGACCGCGGGCGGCGCGGTCCATCGCCCGGCGGAGGACGTCCTGGCAGAGGCCGCTCAGCTCATGGACCGGGGCCGGTTCATGGCCGCGCGCGACCTCCTGCTCGCCCGGCTCTCGGCCGGCGAGGACGACCTGGGGCTCCGGCTCACGCTGGCGCACCTGCACGACCTCCTGCAGGCCCCGGAGCAGGCCGCCGCCTGCTACCGGGAGGCGGTCGCGCGCGAGCCGCTCCGCGCGGAGCCGCACCTGTTCCTGGGCGTGCACCTCTACGGACGGTCCGACCCGGAAGGCGCCTCGGCCGAGCTCTCCCGCGCGCTCTTCCTCGACCCCGATCTGGCGCTGGCGCACTACTTCCTCGGCCGCTGCCGGGAGGCGCAGCACGACCTGGAGCGGGCGCGGCTCTGCTACCGCAACGCGCTGGCGGCGCACGAGCGCTGCCCGGAGGGCCACCGCCAGCGCTTCCTCGGGCACTACCCCGATCTGCCCCAGGGGGGCGCGTCCTTCGCGCGGGCCGCCCGCTACGCGCTCGAGGCGCTGTGA
- the cheB gene encoding chemotaxis-specific protein-glutamate methyltransferase CheB: MTARPDHRLRVVVADDSELVCEVLAHLLGGEHGFEVVATAHDGAAAAAAVEALRPDAVTMDLQMPGTDGFGGIARIMAATPTPILVLTGRPEEAVGFRALALGALDLLEKPAAGGDLAAYGARLRSRLRLIAGVRVIRHPRGLRGAAAVLPPRPAARCELVVVGASLGGPRALAALLQGLPPAFPLPVAVVQHIADGFAEGLAAWLAHEAGRPVRVARDGDALAPGVVLLAPSGHHLEVGPGRVHLSGAPPIDTFRPSVEPLFRSAARAYGRSACGVILTGMGHDGAEALKELRAAGGITLAQDEATSVVFGMPRAALEAGAVDRVLPLDAIARTLAGLAR; encoded by the coding sequence GTGACGGCGCGCCCCGACCACCGCCTCCGGGTGGTGGTGGCGGACGACTCCGAGCTGGTGTGCGAGGTGCTCGCGCACCTCCTCGGCGGCGAGCACGGCTTCGAGGTGGTCGCCACCGCGCACGACGGCGCGGCCGCGGCCGCCGCGGTCGAGGCGCTCCGGCCGGACGCGGTGACGATGGACCTGCAGATGCCCGGCACCGACGGCTTCGGCGGGATCGCCCGCATCATGGCGGCGACGCCCACGCCCATCCTCGTCCTCACCGGGCGGCCCGAGGAGGCGGTCGGGTTCCGCGCGCTGGCGCTCGGCGCGCTCGACCTCCTGGAGAAGCCCGCCGCCGGCGGCGACCTCGCGGCCTACGGCGCGCGCCTGAGATCGCGGCTGCGGCTCATCGCCGGCGTCCGCGTCATCCGGCACCCGCGCGGCCTGCGCGGGGCGGCGGCGGTGCTCCCGCCGCGTCCGGCGGCGCGCTGCGAGCTGGTGGTGGTGGGCGCCTCGCTGGGCGGGCCGCGCGCGCTGGCGGCGCTCCTGCAGGGGCTGCCCCCCGCGTTCCCGCTGCCGGTGGCGGTGGTGCAGCACATCGCCGACGGCTTCGCCGAGGGGCTCGCCGCCTGGCTCGCCCATGAGGCCGGCCGCCCGGTGCGCGTCGCGCGCGACGGCGACGCGCTGGCGCCCGGGGTGGTGCTGCTCGCGCCCTCGGGGCACCACCTCGAGGTGGGGCCGGGCCGGGTCCACCTCTCCGGCGCGCCGCCCATCGACACCTTCCGGCCCTCGGTCGAGCCGCTGTTCCGCTCGGCCGCGCGCGCCTACGGCCGGAGCGCCTGCGGCGTGATCCTCACCGGCATGGGGCACGACGGCGCCGAGGCGCTGAAGGAGCTCCGGGCGGCGGGCGGCATCACGCTGGCGCAGGACGAGGCCACCAGCGTGGTCTTCGGCATGCCGCGCGCGGCCCTGGAGGCGGGCGCGGTCGACCGCGTCCTCCCGCTCGACGCCATCGCGCGGACGCTGGCCGGGCTGGCGCGATGA
- a CDS encoding hybrid sensor histidine kinase/response regulator: MGSQDDIRQKLLGKFREVTADRLEKIGAGLLALERGDAGEAGAEVARELHTLKGEARMLGFSGLAQVVHAAEDVLRALPSGPSAAAGARVQALLEACDAVPPLLDGPPDGGEAAQGLAARLKAAAAGAPSPTPAPTPTPTATVPPTATATPAVTPTPSSAATANAMAAAAARRARAGEAKSSRRLELRAPTGSIRVDVDRLDEIAALSGDLLVEGARAEGRSRELAALLARWSRLADRFAALTAPGVRDVPALAGRIDDDVHLLRSDTFRFLRRHSDAVSAVHGQMAHLAERVGSARLLPLAGILAGFPRAARDLAREQGKEVECEVKGGEAGVDKAILLSLNDPLVHLVRNAVDHGLEAPADRERAGKPRAGRLVITARIEGDQLALSVEDDGRGLDPERLRAVALARALAPAAQLAAMAPQALHELIFLPGFSTREAAGEISGRGVGLDVVRRKTVELGGSAVVESEPGRFTRFTLRVPQSLALMKVLLLRLGEDVYGVPASDVESVGRLDPAAVTEVAGVRALRLRDRLVPIVALGPLLGLDGGPRQRRPAVVFLTHGADAAALAVDGLAGEREVAVKACGAFLDGARFVSGAAALEDGRVALLLSTPELIAAARRTQAPLPDAPAAGRRRLRVLLVDDSAIAREAEAALLRALGHEVEEAVDGEDGWRRLAAGQHQLLVTDVQMPVLDGIGLTRRVKGSPRLARLPVVVLSSLSAPEDRRRGLDAGADAYLVKGDLDAALLAQTVERLCGAGT, encoded by the coding sequence GTGGGCTCGCAGGACGACATCCGGCAGAAGCTCCTGGGCAAGTTCCGGGAGGTCACCGCCGATCGGCTGGAGAAGATCGGCGCCGGCCTCCTGGCGCTCGAGCGCGGCGACGCCGGCGAGGCCGGGGCCGAGGTGGCGCGCGAGCTCCACACGCTGAAGGGCGAGGCCCGGATGCTGGGCTTCTCCGGGCTGGCGCAGGTGGTCCACGCCGCGGAGGACGTCCTGCGCGCCCTGCCGTCCGGGCCCTCCGCCGCGGCCGGGGCGAGGGTGCAGGCGCTGCTCGAGGCGTGCGACGCGGTCCCGCCGCTGCTCGACGGCCCGCCGGACGGGGGCGAGGCGGCGCAGGGGCTGGCGGCGCGGCTCAAAGCGGCGGCGGCCGGTGCCCCGAGCCCGACTCCGGCTCCGACCCCGACCCCGACCGCCACCGTCCCTCCGACCGCGACCGCGACGCCGGCTGTGACTCCGACCCCGAGCTCGGCCGCGACCGCGAACGCCATGGCGGCCGCGGCGGCGCGGCGGGCGCGCGCGGGCGAGGCGAAGTCCTCCCGGCGCCTCGAGCTGCGCGCGCCCACCGGCTCCATCCGCGTGGACGTCGATCGCCTCGACGAGATCGCGGCGCTGTCGGGCGACCTGCTCGTCGAAGGGGCGCGGGCGGAGGGGCGCAGCCGCGAGCTGGCGGCGCTGCTCGCCCGCTGGAGCCGGCTGGCCGATCGCTTCGCGGCGCTGACCGCGCCGGGGGTCCGCGACGTGCCGGCGCTGGCCGGGCGGATCGACGACGACGTCCACCTGCTCCGCTCGGACACCTTCCGCTTCCTGCGCCGGCACTCCGACGCGGTGAGCGCCGTGCACGGCCAGATGGCGCACCTCGCCGAGCGGGTGGGGTCGGCCCGGCTCCTGCCGCTGGCGGGCATCCTGGCGGGCTTCCCGCGCGCGGCCCGCGACCTCGCCCGCGAGCAGGGCAAGGAGGTCGAGTGCGAGGTGAAGGGCGGCGAGGCCGGGGTGGACAAGGCCATCCTGCTCTCGCTCAACGACCCGCTCGTCCACCTGGTCCGCAACGCCGTCGACCACGGCCTGGAGGCCCCCGCCGACCGCGAGCGCGCCGGCAAGCCGCGCGCCGGGCGCCTCGTCATCACCGCGCGCATCGAGGGGGATCAGCTCGCGCTCTCGGTGGAGGACGACGGCCGAGGCCTGGATCCGGAGCGGCTGCGGGCGGTCGCGCTGGCGCGCGCGCTCGCCCCCGCGGCGCAGCTGGCCGCCATGGCCCCCCAGGCGCTGCACGAGCTCATCTTCCTGCCCGGCTTCAGCACGCGGGAGGCCGCTGGCGAGATCTCGGGGCGCGGCGTCGGGCTCGACGTCGTGCGCCGCAAGACGGTGGAGCTGGGCGGATCGGCGGTGGTCGAGTCGGAGCCGGGCCGCTTCACGCGCTTCACGCTCCGGGTGCCCCAGTCGCTCGCGCTCATGAAGGTCCTGCTCCTCCGCCTGGGCGAGGACGTGTACGGCGTCCCGGCCTCGGACGTGGAGAGCGTCGGCCGGCTGGATCCCGCGGCCGTCACCGAGGTGGCCGGGGTGCGCGCCCTCCGGCTGCGCGACCGGCTCGTCCCCATCGTCGCGCTCGGGCCCCTGCTCGGGCTCGACGGGGGGCCGCGCCAGCGCCGCCCGGCGGTGGTCTTCCTGACGCACGGCGCCGACGCCGCCGCGCTGGCCGTGGACGGGCTGGCCGGCGAGCGCGAGGTGGCGGTGAAGGCGTGTGGCGCCTTCCTGGACGGGGCGCGGTTCGTCTCGGGCGCGGCCGCGCTGGAGGACGGCCGGGTGGCGCTCCTCCTCTCCACCCCCGAGCTCATCGCGGCGGCGCGCCGGACGCAGGCGCCGCTCCCCGACGCGCCCGCCGCCGGGCGGCGCAGGCTCCGCGTGCTGCTGGTGGACGACAGCGCCATCGCCCGCGAGGCGGAGGCGGCGCTCCTGCGCGCGCTGGGCCACGAGGTCGAGGAGGCGGTGGACGGCGAGGACGGCTGGCGGCGGCTCGCCGCCGGCCAGCACCAGCTGCTCGTCACCGACGTGCAGATGCCGGTGCTGGACGGCATCGGGCTGACGCGCCGGGTGAAGGGGTCGCCGCGGCTCGCCCGGCTGCCGGTGGTGGTGCTCTCCTCGCTCTCCGCGCCCGAGGACCGGCGGCGCGGCCTCGACGCCGGCGCCGACGCCTACCTGGTGAAGGGCGATCTCGACGCCGCCCTGCTCGCGCAGACCGTGGAGCGGCTGTGCGGGGCGGGGACGTGA
- a CDS encoding methyl-accepting chemotaxis protein yields MREPREITRRRPAKAPRGAAARTSGPDALLGALRAMAEGNYADARVPVPPRGPGRELALALQAAVERVQADLTAEARRAEAVREGVAEAIGALVKLVVNGDLTGELRLSVGDASLAPLVSGIGQIVHTLKRFVTEMREAALRLATSSEQVLAAATHSERSTSQQAAAIHETTATMEELKGASHQIAENAQMVATIAQQALSQTRQGEGSIKSFMESMEKVRHNATEVDDAIGKLSRRVERIGTVVEVIDEIADRSDLLALNAALEGAKAGEAGRGFSIVAAEMRRLAENVMESTKEIKNLITEIREATHAAKEASDGNKRMAGEGEQLGGAAMAQVGGILSGIQETSDASRVIHLATQQQRTATEQVVQSMGEIEEVTRQAQSGSKQATTAAAELSKLAERLAELVKRFKVE; encoded by the coding sequence ATGCGTGAACCGCGAGAGATCACCCGGCGGCGCCCGGCCAAGGCGCCGCGTGGCGCCGCCGCCCGGACGTCCGGCCCGGACGCCCTGCTCGGCGCGCTGCGGGCGATGGCGGAGGGGAACTACGCCGACGCGCGCGTGCCGGTGCCGCCGCGCGGCCCGGGCCGCGAGCTGGCGCTCGCGCTGCAGGCGGCGGTGGAGCGCGTGCAGGCGGACCTGACGGCGGAGGCGCGCCGCGCCGAGGCGGTCCGGGAAGGAGTGGCCGAGGCCATCGGCGCGCTGGTGAAGCTGGTGGTGAACGGCGATCTCACGGGCGAGCTGCGCCTCTCCGTGGGCGACGCCTCGCTGGCCCCGCTCGTCTCGGGCATCGGCCAGATCGTCCACACGCTCAAGCGGTTCGTGACCGAGATGCGGGAGGCGGCCCTGCGGCTCGCCACCAGCTCCGAGCAGGTGCTGGCGGCGGCGACCCATAGCGAGCGCTCGACCTCGCAGCAGGCGGCCGCCATCCACGAGACCACCGCGACCATGGAGGAGCTCAAGGGCGCCTCGCACCAGATCGCCGAGAACGCGCAGATGGTCGCGACCATCGCCCAGCAGGCGCTCTCGCAGACGCGCCAGGGCGAGGGCTCGATCAAGTCCTTCATGGAGTCGATGGAGAAGGTCCGCCACAACGCGACCGAGGTGGACGACGCCATCGGGAAGCTGTCGCGGCGGGTGGAGCGGATCGGGACCGTGGTGGAGGTGATCGACGAGATCGCCGATCGCTCCGACCTCCTCGCGCTCAACGCCGCGCTGGAGGGCGCCAAGGCGGGCGAGGCCGGGCGCGGGTTCTCCATCGTCGCGGCCGAGATGCGGCGGCTGGCCGAGAACGTCATGGAGAGCACGAAGGAGATCAAGAACCTCATCACCGAGATCCGCGAGGCCACCCACGCCGCCAAGGAGGCGTCGGACGGCAACAAGCGCATGGCCGGCGAGGGCGAGCAGCTCGGCGGCGCCGCCATGGCGCAGGTGGGCGGGATCCTCTCCGGCATCCAGGAGACGAGCGACGCCTCGCGCGTGATCCACCTCGCCACCCAGCAGCAGCGGACGGCCACCGAGCAGGTGGTGCAGTCCATGGGCGAGATCGAGGAGGTGACGCGGCAGGCGCAGAGCGGGTCGAAGCAGGCCACCACCGCCGCCGCCGAGCTCTCCAAGCTGGCCGAGCGGCTGGCGGAGCTGGTGAAGCGCTTCAAGGTCGAGTAG
- a CDS encoding chemotaxis protein CheW, whose translation MSSALPPPVLVFQVGPRLFAAQAAEVERIGPALAGAPDVVGASCLGEPFTARRELVVRGAGAALAVDLVLGLRQPGAADLCPLPPFAAACLASRAVRGLVLLDGAPTPLVDLPTLLQEALLRAAAPSPGDMHHA comes from the coding sequence GTGAGCTCCGCCCTCCCGCCGCCGGTGCTCGTGTTCCAGGTCGGCCCGCGGCTGTTCGCGGCGCAGGCGGCCGAGGTGGAGCGCATCGGCCCGGCGCTGGCGGGCGCGCCGGACGTCGTGGGCGCGAGCTGCCTCGGGGAGCCCTTCACCGCGCGTCGCGAGCTGGTGGTGCGGGGGGCGGGGGCGGCCCTGGCCGTCGACCTCGTGCTCGGGCTCCGCCAGCCGGGCGCCGCCGACCTGTGCCCGCTCCCGCCGTTCGCGGCAGCCTGTCTCGCCTCGCGCGCGGTGCGCGGGCTCGTCCTCCTCGACGGCGCGCCGACCCCGCTCGTCGACCTTCCCACCCTGCTGCAGGAGGCGCTCCTGCGCGCCGCCGCCCCGTCCCCTGGAGACATGCACCATGCGTGA
- a CDS encoding chemotaxis protein CheW, with product MSEGRDAPDILSGAGEARLFCVRLLGGRYAFEASLVTEVVRLGPLTRLPAAPPFLPGVFSHRGEILPVLDVNQLLGLRPLPLGAATRAAVVRAGAWKVAVLAEAVEGLVELDRATLQAPPAEAPGGAAEFLSAVARDARGELAVLDLPRLVEAARARSVGA from the coding sequence ATGTCCGAGGGTCGCGACGCGCCCGACATCCTGAGCGGCGCTGGCGAGGCCCGCCTCTTCTGCGTGCGCCTGCTCGGCGGCCGTTACGCCTTCGAGGCGTCGCTGGTCACCGAGGTGGTCCGGCTCGGACCGCTCACGCGGCTCCCCGCCGCGCCTCCCTTCCTGCCCGGCGTGTTCAGCCACCGGGGCGAGATCCTGCCCGTACTCGACGTGAACCAGCTGCTCGGCCTGCGCCCCCTGCCGCTCGGGGCGGCGACCCGCGCCGCGGTGGTGCGGGCCGGGGCCTGGAAGGTGGCGGTGCTGGCCGAGGCGGTGGAGGGCCTGGTCGAGCTCGACCGCGCGACGCTGCAGGCGCCTCCGGCCGAGGCGCCAGGCGGCGCGGCCGAGTTCCTCTCCGCCGTGGCGCGCGACGCCCGCGGCGAGCTGGCGGTGCTCGACCTCCCGCGCCTGGTCGAGGCGGCGCGCGCCCGGAGCGTCGGCGCGTGA
- a CDS encoding response regulator, which yields MKILVCCESDILRGALTLALEFAGHEVEGASDAHLLAPSIDEAGALLADEARARQAIAVLRDAGFAGRTLLVGDAPAEELAALVNEVGADGALPLAPTEDLARRFARAVGGKRRVLIVDDSEIAARLLEAELAQAGFAIDYAPDAETATSLVLKRATRPDLVLLDVNMPKVSGPQFCRFLKRNERFRSIKVVLCSGEDREKVAALAAECGADGFILKDEFLGKWIVENS from the coding sequence TTGAAGATCCTGGTCTGCTGCGAGAGCGACATCCTGCGCGGAGCGCTGACCCTGGCGCTCGAGTTCGCCGGCCACGAGGTCGAGGGTGCGTCGGACGCGCACCTGCTCGCACCGTCCATCGACGAGGCGGGCGCGCTGCTGGCCGACGAGGCGAGGGCGCGGCAGGCGATCGCCGTGCTGCGCGACGCCGGGTTCGCCGGCCGCACGCTGCTCGTCGGCGACGCGCCGGCGGAGGAGCTCGCGGCGCTCGTGAACGAGGTCGGCGCCGACGGCGCGCTGCCGCTCGCCCCCACCGAGGACCTGGCGCGCCGCTTCGCGCGGGCGGTGGGCGGCAAGCGCCGCGTCCTCATCGTGGACGACAGCGAGATCGCCGCCCGGCTGCTCGAGGCGGAGCTGGCGCAGGCCGGCTTCGCCATCGACTACGCGCCCGACGCCGAGACCGCGACCAGCCTGGTACTGAAGCGCGCCACCCGCCCGGACCTCGTCCTCCTGGACGTCAACATGCCGAAGGTGAGCGGGCCACAGTTCTGCCGCTTCCTCAAGAGGAACGAGCGCTTCAGGTCCATCAAGGTGGTGCTGTGCTCGGGCGAGGACCGGGAGAAGGTCGCGGCCCTCGCCGCCGAGTGCGGCGCCGACGGCTTCATCCTCAAGGACGAGTTCCTGGGGAAGTGGATCGTCGAGAATAGCTGA
- a CDS encoding lamin tail domain-containing protein translates to MSWRAAALALVAAGCAPSLPAPLVRVESASPSGAVPPDAVEVAIAFTGAIDAAGLVAGPLLVLCRREDLRAVAAAAEAAEGAPPDLPVVPARLEVEEGGRRAVLRPLAPLPAEAPFAAVLSPRLRDAGGRPVLDPEGKSRAFAVLFETGPAVDRTPPAARWLEPPHGPVPRDLAALRIAFDEPVAGALALPAGGGEPVAPAPDVLGLDLAAPLAAGALAVDLGQVRDAAGNAPLPLEPLEVSRCASAGAPACGGAELSAAELGVEVSATLAGMGRLVAEVSALPGEPACGSAPAAPAVARVLGGVAACPGWDPCQPAARACPAALALRGLCPGRALRVRLAGEDLAGHRGAFGAWLPAAARPPRPAPVLSEVLADADAPEAGGEYVEVVNVGTGDADLSGLVLAKRTASGTVARCTLGAAEGGPVPPGGYALVVGGAYDGRYALPPGTAVHRCGATALAGGLANDRAPALALEDGAGAVVSSAGWVAPALRCPSGALERVRPDAPDEPASWACGARTPGACNAATPPEACAKRPW, encoded by the coding sequence GTGAGCTGGCGCGCCGCCGCGCTCGCGCTGGTCGCCGCAGGCTGCGCGCCGTCGCTGCCGGCGCCGCTCGTCCGCGTCGAGTCCGCCTCGCCGTCGGGCGCGGTCCCGCCCGACGCGGTGGAGGTCGCGATCGCCTTCACCGGGGCGATCGACGCGGCGGGGCTCGTCGCGGGCCCGCTCCTCGTGCTGTGCCGCCGGGAGGACCTGCGCGCGGTCGCCGCCGCGGCGGAGGCGGCGGAGGGCGCCCCGCCGGACCTGCCCGTCGTGCCGGCGCGGCTGGAGGTGGAGGAGGGCGGGCGCCGCGCCGTGCTGCGGCCGCTCGCGCCGCTCCCGGCCGAGGCGCCCTTCGCGGCGGTGCTCTCGCCGCGGCTGCGCGACGCCGGCGGGCGGCCGGTGCTCGACCCGGAGGGAAAGAGCCGCGCCTTCGCGGTGCTGTTCGAGACCGGGCCCGCCGTGGACCGCACCCCGCCCGCCGCGCGCTGGCTGGAGCCGCCGCACGGGCCCGTCCCGCGCGACCTCGCCGCGCTGCGGATCGCCTTCGACGAGCCGGTCGCCGGCGCGCTGGCGCTCCCGGCCGGCGGCGGCGAGCCCGTCGCGCCGGCGCCCGACGTGCTCGGGCTCGACCTCGCCGCGCCCCTCGCCGCGGGGGCGCTGGCGGTCGACCTGGGGCAGGTGCGCGACGCGGCAGGCAACGCGCCCCTCCCGCTCGAGCCGCTCGAGGTGAGCCGCTGCGCCTCGGCGGGCGCGCCGGCGTGCGGCGGCGCCGAGCTCTCCGCGGCGGAGCTGGGCGTGGAGGTCTCGGCCACGCTCGCGGGGATGGGCCGGCTGGTGGCGGAGGTGTCGGCGCTGCCGGGCGAGCCCGCCTGCGGCAGCGCGCCGGCGGCGCCGGCGGTGGCGCGGGTGCTGGGAGGCGTGGCGGCGTGCCCGGGCTGGGACCCGTGCCAGCCGGCCGCCCGCGCCTGCCCGGCGGCGCTCGCGCTGCGCGGGCTCTGCCCCGGCCGCGCCCTGCGGGTCCGGCTGGCCGGCGAGGATCTGGCGGGGCACCGGGGCGCGTTCGGCGCCTGGCTGCCGGCCGCCGCCCGCCCGCCGCGCCCCGCGCCGGTGCTCTCGGAGGTGCTGGCGGACGCCGACGCGCCCGAGGCGGGCGGCGAGTACGTCGAGGTGGTCAACGTCGGGACCGGCGACGCCGACCTGTCGGGTCTCGTGCTCGCGAAGCGCACCGCCTCCGGGACGGTGGCGCGCTGCACGCTCGGCGCGGCCGAGGGCGGGCCGGTCCCCCCGGGGGGCTACGCCCTGGTGGTGGGAGGCGCCTACGACGGACGGTACGCGCTGCCGCCCGGCACCGCCGTCCACCGCTGCGGCGCGACGGCGCTGGCGGGGGGGCTCGCGAACGATCGGGCGCCGGCCCTGGCGCTCGAGGACGGCGCCGGCGCGGTGGTCTCCTCGGCGGGCTGGGTGGCGCCGGCGCTGCGCTGCCCTTCGGGCGCGCTGGAGCGGGTCCGGCCGGACGCGCCGGACGAGCCGGCGAGCTGGGCCTGCGGCGCGCGCACGCCGGGAGCGTGCAACGCGGCGACGCCGCCCGAGGCGTGCGCGAAGCGGCCGTGGTGA